The following are from one region of the Ochotona princeps isolate mOchPri1 chromosome 4, mOchPri1.hap1, whole genome shotgun sequence genome:
- the LOC101536267 gene encoding olfactory receptor 51S1 has protein sequence MSALSIQEVPNNSTAMAPTFLLVGMPGLTTAPSWWTAPLIAVYLLSALGNGAILYIIALEPTLHRPMYFFLFLLSVSDVGLATSLMPTLLGLALADAHAVPASACLLQMFFVHFFSVMESSVLLTMAIDRALAICHPLRYPALLTRGVISKIGLAIALRCLSLHLPLPFLLANMPYCHPQVLTHSYCLHPDVARLACPGSWCSIYSLCVVLSAMGLDPLLIFVSYGLIVRILQGMGSSEDRWKAGQTCAAHLSAVLLFYVPMILLALINRLKLPIPQPSHTLLSYVHFLLPPLINPIIYSVKMKEIREKILKRLQPRKVDCAQRG, from the coding sequence ATGTCAGCACTTTCTATCCAGGAAGTTCCCAATAACAGCACCGCAATGGCCCCCACCTTCCTTCTGGTGGGCATGCCAGGTCTGACAACAGCACCCTCCTGGTGGACAGCTCCTCTCATCGCTGTCTACCTTCTCTCTGCCCTGGGCAATGGTGCAATCCTCTACATCATCGCCCTGGAGCCCACCCTGCATCGACCAATGtacttcttccttttcctgcttAGTGTGTCTGATGTTGGCTTAGCCACATCCCTAATGCCCACCCTGCTGGGGCTTGCCCTTGCTGATGCTCACGCTGTACCTGCCTCAGCCTGTCTCCTACAGAtgttctttgtccatttcttttcaGTCATGGAATCCTCTGTCTTGCTTACCATGGCCATTGATCGGGCATTGGCCATCTGCCACCCGCTCCGCTATCCAGCACTTCTCACCCGTGGTGTCATTAGCAAGATTGGCCTGGCCATTGCTCTCCGATGTCTGAGCCTCCACCTACCCCTGCCATTCCTCCTAGCCAACATGCCTtattgtcacccacaggtcctcACCCATTCTTATTGCTTGCACCCAGATGTAGCCCGTCTGGCCTGCCCAGGATCTTGGTGTTCCATATATAGTCTGTGTGTGGTTCTCTCAGCCATGGGATTAGACCCCCTGCTCATTTTTGTCTCTTATGGCCTAATTGTCAGGATTTTGCAAGGCATGGGGTCCAGTGAGGATCGTTGGAAGGCAGGTCAAACCTGTGCTGCCCACCTCTCTGCCGTGCTTCTCTTCTATGTACCCATGATCCTCCTGGCACTCATCAACCGCCTGAAGTTGCCAATCCCTCAGCCTTCCCACACACTTCTCTCCTATGTCCATTTCCTACTTCCTCCACTAATAAACCCTATCATCTATAGTGTCAAGAtgaaagaaatcagagaaaaaatattaaaaaggttGCAGCCTAGAAAAGTGGATTGTGCTCAGAGAGGATGA
- the LOC101536023 gene encoding olfactory receptor 52R1 — translation MLASGNTSSHPPSFILLGIPGLENSQFWIAFPFCAMYLVAVVGNIIILHVIRTDHTLHEPMYLFLAMLAITDLVLSSSTQPKMLAILWFHAHEIEYHACLIQVFFIHTFSSVESGILMAMALDRYVAICFPLRHSSILTTPVVVKLGAAVMVRGLLWVSPFCFMVARMPFCPNKVIPQSYCEHMAVLKLVCADTRVNRMYGLFVAFSVVGFDVIVISISYVMILRAVLQLPSGEARLKAFGTCASHICVILAFYIPALFTFLTHRFGHHVPRVVHIMFANVYLLVPPMLNPIIYGVRTKQIRDRVVQTCCGKEP, via the coding sequence ATGTTGGCTTCAGGGAACACCTCCTCTCATCCTCCATCCTTCATCCTGCTTGGAATCCCAGGACTAGAGAATTCCCAATTTTGGATTGCCTTTCCTTTCTGTGCCATGTATCTGGTGGCTGTAGTTGGCAACATCATCATCCTTCATGTAATCAGAACTGACCACACCTTGCATGAGCCCATGTACCTTTTTCTGGCCATGCTGGCTATCACTGATTTAGTGCTTTCTTCTTCCACTCAACCAAAGATGTTGGCCATTCTCTGGTTTCATGCTCACGAGATTGAATATCATGCCTGCCTCATCCAGGTGTTCTTCATCCACACCTTCTCTTCCGTGGAGTCTGGGATCCTCATGGCTATGGCCTTGgaccgctatgtggccatctgctTTCCCCTGCGGCACTCTAGCATCCTGACCACACCTGTAGTGGTCAAACTGGGGGCAGCTGTGATGGTGAGAGGGCTGCTGTGGGTGAGCCCCTTCTGCTTCATGGTCGCCAGGATGCCCTTCTGTCCCAACAAGGTCATCCCCCAGTCATATTGTGAGCACATGGCCGTGTTGAAGTTAGTGTGTGCCGATACAAGAGTCAATCGCATGTATGGGCTGTTTGTGGCCTTCTCTGTGGTTGGCTTTGATGTTATTGTCATCAGTATCTCCTATGTGATGATTCTGAGAGCTGTGCTGCAGTTACCCTCAGGTGAAGCCCGCCTTAAGGCTTTTGGCACTTGTGCTTCTCACATCTGTGTTATCTTGGCTTTTTATATCCCTGCACTCTTCACATTCCTCACCCATCGCTTTGGCCATCATGTGCCTCGAGTGGTACACATCATGTTTGCTAATGTCTATCTACTGGTACCTCCCATGCTCAACCCCATCATCTATGGAGTAAGAACCAAGCAGATCAGGGACAGGGTTGTCCAAACATGTTGTGGAAAAGAGCCTTGA
- the LOC101527909 gene encoding olfactory receptor 51F2, translated as MLVLNHTNAQPLTFLLTGIPGLRSSQIWISIPFCILYVVAVSGNSLILLVVLQERSLHEPMYYFLSMLSATDLSLSLCTLSTTLGVFWFEAREINLNACIAQMFFLHGFTFMESGVLLAMAFDRFVAICDPLRYSSILTNARIAQIGVSVLIRNVVVMLPVVLFVKRLSFCSSLVLSHSYCYHVDLIQLSCTDNRINSILGLFALFSTTGFDCPCILLSYILIIRAVLSIASSEGQQKAFNTCISHIIAVAIFYIPLISLSLVHRYGHSAPPFVHTVMANVFLLIPPVLNPVIYSVKTKPIQKAIIKILIQRQCQI; from the coding sequence ATGTTGGTCCTCAATCATACCAATGCTCAACCTCTGACCTTCCTGCTGACGGGAATCCCAGGCCTGAGGTCATCCCAGATATGGATCTCCATTCCTTTCTGTATCCTGTATGTTGTTGCTGTCTCTGGAAACAGCCTGATCCTGTTGGTGGTACTTCAAGAGCGGAGCCTCCATGAGCCTATGTATTATTTTCTCTCCATGCTTTCAGCCACAGACCTGAGCTTGTCTCTCTGCACACTCTCCACTACGCTTGGTGTCTTCTGGTTTGAAGCTCGAGAGATCAATTTGAATGCCTGTATTGCCCAGATGTTCTTTCTTCATGGGTTTACATTCATGGAGTCTGGGGTTCTGTTGGCCATGGCCTTTGATcgttttgtggccatctgtgacCCCCTGAGGTATAGCAGCATCCTCACAAATGCCAGAATTGCCCAGATTGGGGTAAGTGTGTTGATAAGGAATGTTGTTGTCATGTTGCCTGTGGTTCTTTTTGTCAAGAGGCTGTCCTTCTGCAGTTCTCTAGTCCTTTCACACTCTTACTGCTACCATGTTGATCTCATTCAACTCTCATGCACAGACAACAGAATCAATAGCATCCTTGGTCTGTTTGCGCTATTCTCTACTACAGGGTTTGACTGCCCTTGTATCTTGCTCTCCTATATCCTGATCATCCGAGCTGTCCTCAGCATTGCTTCCTCAGAAGGACAGCAGAAAGCCTTCAATACCTGCATATCACACATCATCGCTGTAGCCATCTTCTATATTCCTCTCATCAGCTTGTCTCTGGTCCATCGTTATGGCCATTCAGCACCTCCGTTTGTCCACACCGTCATGGCAAATGTTTTCCTGCTCATACCTCCTGTGCTCAACCCTGTTATCTATAGTGTGAAGACTAAACCAATTCAAAAGGCCATTATTAAGATCTTAATTCAGAGGCAATGCCAAATTTAA